The following are encoded together in the Nocardioides thalensis genome:
- a CDS encoding PLP-dependent aminotransferase family protein translates to MPEATSAPDRVRTELLRLIEERRPGDRLPSTRELVERLRVSPVTLGKALSRLAAEGRVVTQTGSGTFVTGDAGRRPAPRLDTDWQSVVLGDSPLDADVTERLSGPPAAGRFVLDGGYLHDSLQPTAALTAALGRASRRPDAWGRAPAAGLPALRELFAADSGADIHADDVLVTAGGQNALSLVFRAVGRPGDAVLVESPTYPGALAAIRAAGLRPVPVPTDVAGLRADLLEESFARSGARLVYCQPTHQNPTGATMSAERRAGLVAAAGAHGAFVVEDDFARHLGHDDTRRSPLIDDDPNGCVIQVTSLTKPVAPSLRIGAIVARGPVMRRLQAARRAVDFFISLPLQEAAVDLLVSPGWQRHRRRLAKALDERRTTVLRALATHRPEWVVPSPPRGGLHVWVRLPERADPARVAGAAATVGVSVAGGDRFFPAEPAGPFLRLALGAAPDLGALEEGVRLLASATPG, encoded by the coding sequence ATGCCGGAAGCCACGTCGGCCCCGGATCGGGTGCGCACCGAGCTGCTGCGCCTGATCGAGGAGCGGAGGCCAGGGGACCGGCTGCCGTCCACGCGCGAGCTCGTCGAACGGCTCCGGGTCAGCCCGGTCACGCTCGGCAAGGCGTTGTCGCGGCTGGCGGCGGAGGGCCGCGTGGTGACCCAGACGGGCAGCGGGACGTTCGTGACGGGGGATGCCGGTCGGCGCCCGGCGCCTCGGCTGGACACCGACTGGCAGAGCGTCGTCCTGGGCGACAGTCCTCTCGACGCCGACGTCACCGAGCGGCTGAGCGGGCCACCGGCGGCCGGCCGGTTCGTGCTGGACGGGGGCTACCTGCACGACTCCCTGCAGCCGACGGCCGCGCTGACCGCGGCCCTCGGGCGGGCGTCGCGCCGACCGGACGCGTGGGGGCGGGCTCCAGCGGCAGGGTTGCCCGCGCTGCGGGAGCTGTTCGCGGCCGACAGCGGCGCGGACATCCACGCCGACGACGTGCTCGTCACCGCGGGAGGGCAGAACGCCCTGTCGTTGGTGTTCCGGGCGGTGGGCCGGCCCGGAGACGCCGTGCTCGTCGAGTCGCCGACCTACCCGGGCGCACTCGCCGCGATCCGCGCCGCGGGCCTCCGCCCGGTGCCGGTGCCGACGGATGTGGCCGGTCTCCGCGCCGACCTGCTCGAGGAGAGCTTCGCCCGCTCGGGAGCACGACTCGTCTACTGCCAGCCCACCCATCAGAACCCCACGGGCGCCACCATGTCCGCCGAGCGCCGGGCCGGGCTCGTCGCGGCCGCGGGCGCCCACGGCGCGTTCGTGGTGGAGGACGACTTCGCGCGCCACCTCGGCCACGACGACACGCGACGCTCGCCCCTGATCGACGACGACCCGAACGGTTGCGTGATCCAGGTGACGTCGCTGACCAAGCCGGTCGCCCCGAGCCTCCGCATCGGCGCGATCGTCGCGCGCGGCCCGGTCATGCGCCGCCTCCAGGCCGCGCGGCGCGCCGTCGACTTCTTCATCAGCCTGCCGCTGCAGGAAGCGGCCGTCGACCTTCTCGTGTCGCCGGGCTGGCAGCGCCACCGCCGCCGGCTCGCGAAGGCGCTGGACGAGCGGCGCACCACGGTGCTCCGTGCACTGGCCACGCATCGGCCCGAGTGGGTCGTCCCGTCCCCGCCGCGCGGCGGGCTCCACGTCTGGGTCCGCCTGCCCGAGCGTGCCGATCCCGCCCGCGTCGCCGGTGCCGCGGCGACCGTGGGGGTGTCGGTGGCCGGCGGCGACCGGTTCTTCCCGGCCGAGCCGGCCGGGCCGTTCCTGCGGCTCGCACTCGGTGCGGCGCCCGATCTCGGAGCGCTCGAGGAGGGCGTGCGCCTGCTGGCGTCGGCAACGCCCGGGTGA
- a CDS encoding NAD-dependent epimerase/dehydratase family protein: protein MTSTLIVGAGATGSATALLLAGSGHKVRLVTRRGTGPRHPAIELVRADASDADRLKELAAGTSVIFNCAMPAYHQWPELWPPLAVSMLGAAEAAGADLVMLGNGYGYGDVDPMTEDLPMRPTTVKGRVRAAMWLDALAAHEAGRVRVTEVRAADYLGPAAASVFNFTVTQQVLAGEPATYPAPVDVPHAWTATQDVARLLVAAAFDDRSWGRAWHVPNVAVLSVREVAERLTELTGSPRPTVTGMTRDELVAAGADDPILAELVEMLYLDEKPLVFDSTITRETFGLEPSQLDDVLLEMSKLPPPT from the coding sequence ATGACTTCCACGTTGATCGTCGGCGCCGGCGCGACCGGCTCCGCCACCGCCCTCCTGCTCGCTGGGTCCGGTCACAAGGTTCGCCTGGTCACCCGTCGCGGCACCGGCCCCCGCCACCCCGCGATCGAGCTGGTCCGGGCCGACGCGAGCGACGCCGATCGGCTGAAGGAGCTGGCAGCCGGCACCAGCGTGATCTTCAACTGCGCGATGCCGGCCTATCACCAGTGGCCGGAGCTGTGGCCACCACTGGCCGTCTCGATGCTGGGCGCGGCAGAGGCGGCGGGCGCGGACCTCGTGATGCTCGGCAACGGCTACGGGTACGGCGACGTCGATCCGATGACCGAGGACCTGCCCATGCGGCCGACGACCGTCAAGGGCCGGGTGCGCGCCGCGATGTGGCTGGATGCGCTCGCCGCCCACGAGGCCGGGCGGGTGCGGGTGACCGAGGTGCGCGCGGCCGACTACCTGGGCCCCGCTGCGGCGTCGGTGTTCAACTTCACCGTCACCCAGCAGGTCCTGGCAGGCGAACCCGCCACCTACCCGGCGCCCGTCGACGTACCGCACGCGTGGACCGCCACGCAGGACGTGGCCCGCCTGTTGGTGGCGGCTGCGTTCGACGACAGGTCGTGGGGCCGCGCGTGGCACGTGCCCAACGTCGCCGTGCTGAGTGTGCGCGAGGTCGCGGAGCGACTGACCGAGCTGACCGGCTCTCCGAGACCCACCGTCACCGGGATGACCCGGGACGAGCTCGTCGCGGCGGGCGCGGACGACCCGATCCTCGCCGAGCTGGTCGAGATGCTGTACCTCGACGAGAAGCCGCTCGTCTTCGACTCCACGATCACCCGCGAGACGTTCGGGCTGGAGCCGTCGCAGCTCGACGACGTGCTGCTCGAGATGTCGAAGCTGCCGCCGCCGACCTGA
- a CDS encoding GlxA family transcriptional regulator, which produces MRRVAVVAVPPVIPFDLAIPELIFGSALVDDAPCYEVRTCTAEPGVIEAKGSMQLVVASGLEVIADADTVIVTGTGDRVAPDPRVLAALTEAADRGARIASICTGAFVLAAAGLLDGRRATTFWVQSGALAARYPEVDVQPDVLFVEDGPVFTSAGAAAGIDLCLHLVRKDFGAAVANAAARLAVVAPVRHGGQAQFIEAPLPRESGTSLSATRAWALERLEAVLTLDDLAGHARTSVRTLTRRFQAETGMSPIQWLLHQRVERARELLESTDLPMDQVARHSGFGTADSLRRHVSSRLGLAPAVYRAAFTRLSPPGGGVLAEKT; this is translated from the coding sequence ATGCGTCGGGTAGCAGTCGTCGCCGTACCGCCTGTCATCCCGTTCGACCTCGCGATCCCCGAGCTGATCTTCGGCTCGGCCCTCGTCGACGACGCGCCCTGCTACGAGGTGCGGACGTGTACGGCGGAGCCGGGCGTGATCGAGGCGAAGGGGTCGATGCAGCTCGTGGTGGCGTCGGGGCTGGAGGTCATCGCCGACGCGGACACCGTCATCGTGACCGGGACCGGTGATCGCGTGGCGCCGGACCCCCGCGTCCTCGCCGCGTTGACCGAGGCCGCGGACCGGGGAGCGCGGATCGCGTCGATCTGCACGGGCGCGTTCGTGCTGGCCGCCGCCGGGCTCCTCGACGGGCGGCGGGCGACGACGTTCTGGGTCCAGTCCGGGGCGCTCGCGGCCCGGTACCCCGAGGTCGACGTGCAGCCCGACGTCCTGTTCGTGGAGGACGGCCCGGTGTTCACGTCGGCCGGCGCGGCGGCGGGCATCGACCTGTGCCTGCACCTGGTGCGCAAGGACTTCGGCGCCGCGGTGGCGAACGCCGCTGCCCGGCTGGCGGTCGTCGCGCCGGTCAGGCACGGCGGGCAGGCGCAGTTCATCGAGGCGCCGCTCCCGCGCGAGAGCGGTACGTCGCTGAGCGCCACCCGTGCGTGGGCGCTCGAGCGGCTCGAGGCGGTGCTGACCCTCGACGACCTCGCCGGGCACGCGCGCACGAGCGTGCGGACGCTGACCCGCCGGTTCCAGGCCGAGACCGGCATGAGCCCGATCCAGTGGCTGCTGCACCAGCGCGTGGAGCGGGCCCGCGAGCTGCTGGAGTCGACCGACCTGCCGATGGACCAGGTGGCCCGGCACAGCGGGTTCGGCACGGCGGACTCGCTGCGACGCCACGTGAGCAGCCGCCTCGGGCTGGCGCCGGCGGTGTATCGCGCGGCGTTCACCCGGCTGTCCCCACCGGGCGGCGGGGTTCTCGCCGAGAAAACGTAA
- a CDS encoding MBL fold metallo-hydrolase: MTSEHLSAPDLHEIAPSLHRLRIPGDGAHLLNSYLWDGDDGVTLVDTGWPDSAALIESALRVLGKGRGDVVRVVLTHFHEDHVGSAAEIATWGRVEVVAGHADAAFVSGAERGPLPVLTPAETEIHPPSDVPPHGPPCRVDRAVRDGDVLDFAGGARIVGAPGHTPGSIALHLPDADAVLTGDAVAEFHGTVILGAFNVDREEAKRSLARIADTGASVAGFGHGEAVLDGAHALIRDAPDLLGA, from the coding sequence GTGACGTCGGAACACCTGTCCGCACCGGACCTCCACGAGATCGCCCCCTCCCTCCACCGGTTGCGGATCCCCGGTGACGGCGCCCACCTGCTCAACAGCTATCTGTGGGACGGCGATGACGGCGTCACCTTGGTCGACACCGGCTGGCCCGACAGCGCCGCTCTCATCGAGAGCGCCCTGCGCGTGCTGGGCAAGGGACGCGGCGACGTCGTACGGGTCGTCCTGACGCACTTCCACGAGGACCACGTCGGCAGCGCCGCGGAGATCGCGACGTGGGGGCGCGTCGAGGTGGTCGCCGGCCACGCCGACGCCGCGTTCGTCAGCGGGGCTGAGCGTGGCCCGCTCCCCGTGCTGACGCCCGCCGAGACCGAGATCCACCCGCCCAGCGACGTGCCGCCTCACGGCCCTCCGTGTCGCGTGGACCGCGCCGTCCGCGACGGGGACGTGCTCGACTTCGCCGGCGGCGCGCGGATCGTCGGGGCGCCGGGTCACACGCCGGGCAGCATCGCCCTCCACCTCCCCGACGCGGACGCGGTCCTGACCGGCGACGCGGTCGCCGAGTTCCACGGGACCGTGATCCTCGGCGCGTTCAACGTCGACCGCGAGGAGGCGAAGCGGTCGCTGGCCAGGATCGCGGACACAGGCGCGAGCGTGGCGGGGTTCGGCCACGGCGAGGCGGTGCTCGACGGAGCGCATGCGCTCATCCGCGACGCGCCAGACCTGCTCGGCGCCTAG
- a CDS encoding alkene reductase yields MTRDESPTLFDNVTVGRIRTTSRLVMAPMTRMRADSDGTPTDPMITYYAQRASAGMIVVEATSPDRAGRTFNNTPAIFTSRHRAAWRRLSERVHDEGGRLVLQLQHGGRIGHPAVSGVPPMAPSPIVLPDVVFTADGPVPAPVPREMTDADIAQTIDHFARAALHAVEAGFDGVEVHSANGFLLHQFLAENTNQRTDGYGGTVAARSRLTLEVTRAVIDTVGADRVGVRIAPGFTGFGIAEGDPATLYGHLVPELAASGAAYLHVVFADPDSDIYRGVRAAWPRTLIANPALPWPEPLPVDGGRAEAERLLASGADLVALGRAFLANPDLVARFRMGAPLNDIRPEHFYGGADVGYLDYPALTEPAGAAVRREGGMTAPARQTI; encoded by the coding sequence ATGACCCGCGACGAGAGTCCCACCCTGTTCGACAACGTGACGGTCGGGCGGATCCGTACGACGTCACGCCTCGTGATGGCGCCGATGACGCGCATGCGCGCCGATAGCGACGGCACCCCGACCGACCCGATGATCACCTACTACGCACAACGAGCGTCGGCCGGCATGATCGTCGTCGAGGCCACGTCACCTGATCGGGCGGGACGCACGTTCAACAACACGCCCGCGATCTTCACCAGCAGGCATCGGGCCGCTTGGCGTCGCCTCAGCGAGCGCGTCCACGACGAGGGCGGACGACTCGTGCTGCAGCTCCAGCACGGCGGGCGCATCGGCCACCCGGCCGTCAGCGGAGTCCCACCGATGGCCCCCTCGCCCATCGTGCTGCCGGACGTGGTCTTCACCGCGGACGGCCCGGTCCCTGCCCCCGTTCCGCGGGAGATGACCGATGCGGACATCGCGCAGACGATCGACCACTTCGCGCGCGCTGCGCTGCACGCCGTCGAGGCAGGGTTCGACGGCGTCGAGGTCCACTCGGCCAACGGATTCCTGCTGCACCAGTTCCTCGCCGAGAACACCAACCAGCGGACCGACGGCTACGGCGGCACGGTCGCGGCACGGTCACGGTTGACGCTCGAGGTCACCCGCGCGGTGATCGACACCGTCGGAGCGGACCGGGTCGGAGTGCGGATCGCTCCGGGCTTCACCGGGTTCGGCATCGCCGAGGGGGACCCCGCGACGCTGTACGGCCACCTCGTGCCGGAGCTCGCAGCATCCGGCGCGGCCTACCTGCACGTCGTGTTCGCCGACCCGGACTCAGACATCTATCGCGGCGTCCGCGCTGCGTGGCCGCGCACGCTCATAGCCAACCCCGCCCTCCCGTGGCCCGAGCCCCTGCCGGTCGATGGGGGCCGCGCGGAGGCGGAGCGTCTCCTGGCGTCGGGAGCCGACCTCGTCGCCCTCGGCCGCGCCTTCCTCGCGAATCCCGACCTGGTCGCGCGGTTCCGGATGGGCGCACCCCTGAACGACATCCGCCCCGAGCACTTCTACGGCGGGGCCGACGTCGGCTATCTCGACTACCCCGCCCTCACCGAGCCGGCCGGAGCCGCCGTACGTCGCGAAGGCGGGATGACGGCGCCCGCCAGGCAGACGATCTAG
- a CDS encoding MerR family transcriptional regulator, whose product MKIGELAERTGVSTRSLRYYEEQGLLVSQRTSGGHRFFPEAAVDRVIRIQELYAAGLSSAKILEILPCMRDVDGGPNERATPRLAAALRAERDRIDRQIADLQRTREILDDVIENAAPRRGSKRRATRSR is encoded by the coding sequence GTGAAGATCGGTGAGCTCGCCGAGCGCACGGGCGTGAGCACGCGATCCCTGCGCTACTACGAGGAACAGGGCCTGCTCGTGTCCCAGCGCACCTCGGGCGGACACCGCTTCTTCCCCGAAGCCGCCGTCGACCGGGTGATCCGCATCCAGGAGCTCTATGCCGCGGGGCTGTCCAGCGCGAAGATCCTCGAGATCCTCCCCTGCATGCGCGACGTCGACGGCGGCCCGAACGAGAGGGCGACGCCCCGACTTGCCGCGGCGCTGCGTGCCGAGCGCGATCGCATCGATCGCCAGATCGCGGACCTCCAGCGGACGAGGGAGATCCTCGACGACGTGATCGAGAACGCGGCGCCCCGTCGCGGCTCCAAGCGACGTGCCACCAGGAGCCGCTGA
- a CDS encoding MFS transporter, with the protein MSSDDRAPARTDASLALATLFLGMFVLGSGELLVVGVLDAIASDLHVSIPAAGALVTSYALGLAVGGPLLSALTIRVDKRTVLVAAVVLFIACNVAMVLTTDYGLFLVLRFAIGASQGLFIGAAFIAGTSVVPPERMGQAIGIIIAGVAMSAALGVPLGTLVGQTLGWRGSFLVIVAAAVVTLAGALVLIPPVAPAGGGAGQQARYAFAPRVLAVLFLNFIVFATVFAALTYLVPFLKSVTGISGGMLSVFLLAYGAATAVGSFRGGRFADWNAGRTLVIGSVGIAVSLLLLHLVGSVAALVALVLVAWGLCFYSIVPSLQVRVITLAGPGGQLAQSLPVSAANIGIAFGAFAGGVAIDGYSASAPVVTGLILAVVTIAVAAGTSFLRPPVVEEPVPVG; encoded by the coding sequence ATGAGCAGCGACGACCGAGCGCCGGCCCGGACCGACGCCAGCCTGGCCCTGGCCACCCTGTTCCTCGGGATGTTCGTGCTGGGCAGCGGTGAGCTGCTGGTCGTCGGCGTGCTGGACGCGATCGCCTCCGACCTCCACGTCTCCATCCCTGCTGCCGGCGCGCTGGTGACGTCGTACGCGCTAGGACTTGCCGTCGGTGGCCCGCTGCTGAGCGCGCTGACCATCAGGGTGGACAAGCGCACGGTCCTCGTCGCTGCGGTGGTCCTGTTCATCGCGTGCAACGTGGCCATGGTGCTGACGACCGACTACGGCCTGTTCCTGGTGCTGCGCTTCGCGATCGGCGCCTCGCAGGGCCTGTTCATCGGAGCGGCGTTCATCGCCGGCACGTCGGTCGTCCCGCCCGAGCGTATGGGCCAGGCCATCGGGATCATCATCGCCGGCGTCGCGATGTCGGCCGCGCTGGGCGTGCCGTTGGGCACGCTCGTGGGGCAGACGCTCGGGTGGCGCGGGTCGTTCCTGGTGATCGTGGCCGCCGCCGTGGTCACGCTGGCCGGGGCACTCGTGTTGATCCCGCCCGTCGCGCCCGCGGGAGGCGGGGCCGGCCAGCAGGCCCGGTACGCCTTCGCTCCCCGGGTGCTCGCTGTGCTCTTCTTGAACTTCATCGTGTTCGCGACCGTCTTCGCCGCCCTGACCTACCTGGTGCCGTTCCTCAAGAGCGTCACCGGCATCTCCGGCGGGATGTTGAGCGTGTTCCTCCTGGCGTACGGCGCCGCCACCGCCGTCGGATCGTTCCGTGGCGGTCGGTTCGCCGACTGGAACGCCGGGCGCACCCTGGTGATCGGGTCGGTCGGCATCGCGGTGTCCCTGCTGCTGCTTCACCTGGTCGGCTCGGTCGCGGCCCTCGTCGCGCTGGTCCTCGTCGCCTGGGGCCTGTGCTTCTACAGCATCGTGCCGTCGCTCCAGGTGCGGGTGATCACCCTGGCGGGGCCCGGCGGTCAGCTGGCGCAGTCGTTGCCGGTCTCCGCGGCCAACATCGGGATCGCGTTCGGTGCGTTCGCCGGTGGGGTCGCGATCGACGGCTACAGCGCGTCGGCGCCGGTGGTCACCGGCCTGATCCTCGCTGTCGTCACGATCGCCGTCGCCGCAGGGACGAGCTTCCTCCGGCCGCCCGTGGTCGAGGAGCCGGTGCCGGTCGGGTGA
- a CDS encoding helix-turn-helix domain-containing protein, producing MAEVGTSKSPGSLEVTGHDPDCWDAFQWDAREDCEVRQILDRIADKWSLLVISLLERRTMRFNELRREIDGISQRMLTVTLRHLERDGLVCRTVHPEVPPRVEYCLSPLGHTLLGTIQSLVLWTEEHQMEIVRARQEFDAAQAGEDVTAL from the coding sequence GTGGCGGAAGTAGGCACTTCGAAGTCACCCGGTTCCCTCGAGGTCACCGGGCACGACCCCGACTGCTGGGACGCGTTCCAGTGGGACGCTCGCGAGGACTGCGAGGTCCGGCAGATCCTCGACCGGATCGCCGACAAGTGGTCGCTTCTCGTGATCTCACTGCTCGAGCGCCGCACGATGCGCTTCAACGAGCTGCGCCGCGAGATAGACGGCATCAGCCAGCGGATGCTGACGGTGACCCTGCGCCACCTCGAGCGCGACGGACTCGTATGCCGCACCGTGCACCCCGAGGTGCCGCCGCGGGTGGAGTACTGCCTGTCCCCGCTGGGCCACACCCTGCTGGGCACGATCCAGTCCCTCGTGCTGTGGACCGAGGAGCACCAGATGGAGATCGTCCGGGCGCGCCAGGAGTTCGACGCGGCGCAGGCGGGCGAGGACGTGACCGCCCTCTAG